In the genome of Thermoplasmata archaeon, one region contains:
- a CDS encoding formylmethanofuran dehydrogenase subunit E family protein: MDLPDELAALQRFHGHLGIYVTLGLRMGAIGQRTLGGYKGLQATVRTVPKPPMMCVVDGVQFASACTMGKGNIAIEAAQEPGVTFEKEGRRITISLKPGLNRLIQGEMSHDREIERSVHYYEAPEAELFDVREG, translated from the coding sequence ATGGACCTCCCGGACGAGCTCGCGGCCCTCCAGCGATTCCACGGCCATCTGGGGATCTACGTCACCCTGGGCCTGCGGATGGGGGCGATCGGCCAGCGGACCTTGGGAGGCTACAAGGGCCTCCAGGCCACCGTGCGGACGGTACCCAAGCCGCCGATGATGTGCGTGGTCGACGGCGTCCAGTTCGCGAGTGCCTGCACGATGGGCAAGGGCAACATCGCGATCGAGGCGGCGCAGGAACCCGGCGTCACGTTCGAGAAGGAGGGCCGTCGGATCACGATTTCATTGAAACCCGGGCTGAATCGGCTCATCCAAGGCGAGATGTCCCACGACCGGGAGATCGAGCGGTCCGTGCACTACTACGAAGCGCCCGAGGCCGAGCTCTTCGACGTCAGGGAAGGCTGA